A genome region from Heterodontus francisci isolate sHetFra1 unplaced genomic scaffold, sHetFra1.hap1 HAP1_SCAFFOLD_255, whole genome shotgun sequence includes the following:
- the LOC137366206 gene encoding histone H2A-like: protein MSGRGKTGRKARSKAKSRSSRAGLQFPVGRVQRLLRKGNYAERYLTAEILELAGNAARDNKKTRIIPRHLQLAVRNNEELIKLLGGVTIAQGGVLPNIQALLLPK, encoded by the exons atgtctggaagaggaaagaccggcaggaaagctcggtccaaggcaaagtctcgctcctcccgggctggactgcagttcccggtgggccgtgttcagaggctcctgagaaagggcaactatgctgagcgt tacctgaccgctgaaatcctcgagctggccggtaacgcggcccgggacaacaagaagacccgcatcattcccagacacctgcagctggccgtccgcaacaacgaggagctcatcaagctgctgggaggggtgaccatcgctcagggcggggtgctgcctaatatccaggccttgctgctgcccaag